In Saccharicrinis fermentans DSM 9555 = JCM 21142, a genomic segment contains:
- the metA gene encoding homoserine O-acetyltransferase MetA yields the protein MPIKIPDKLPARNVLESENVFVMDESRACQQDIRPLKIVVFNLMPLKITTEAQIMRVLSNTPLQVEVDLLMTSTHAPKSTPKEHLLNFYKTFEEVKGDKYDGMIVTGAPVEHLEFDEVTYWEELKEIMEWSRRNVTSTLHICWGAQAGLYYHYGVPKYQLSEKLFGVFEHRVIDKKEPLMRGFDDVFYAPHSRFTGVRAKDIDKIQGIKILAESDEAGVHIVASPDKRLIFVTGHAEYDPFTLREEYFRDLEKGDNISIPKNYFPNDDTANDPIVRWRSHASLMFTNWLNYYVYQETPYKLDEIN from the coding sequence ATGCCTATAAAAATCCCGGATAAATTACCTGCACGTAATGTGTTGGAAAGTGAAAATGTTTTTGTGATGGATGAATCGCGCGCATGTCAGCAGGATATTCGTCCATTAAAAATTGTCGTTTTTAACCTGATGCCCTTAAAGATTACCACAGAGGCACAGATTATGCGGGTATTATCCAACACACCTTTGCAGGTGGAAGTGGATCTATTGATGACAAGTACACATGCTCCAAAGTCTACTCCCAAAGAACATTTGCTTAATTTTTATAAGACCTTTGAGGAGGTGAAAGGAGACAAATATGATGGTATGATTGTTACCGGTGCACCTGTTGAACATCTGGAGTTTGATGAGGTTACCTATTGGGAGGAGTTGAAAGAGATAATGGAGTGGAGTAGACGAAATGTAACCAGTACTCTCCATATTTGCTGGGGTGCCCAGGCTGGCTTATATTATCATTATGGGGTTCCTAAGTACCAACTTAGCGAAAAGCTCTTTGGTGTCTTTGAACATAGGGTCATTGATAAAAAGGAGCCACTGATGAGAGGTTTTGATGATGTTTTTTATGCACCACACTCCCGTTTCACAGGTGTCAGGGCTAAGGATATAGATAAAATACAGGGTATCAAAATTCTGGCAGAGTCAGACGAAGCTGGTGTTCATATTGTGGCTTCACCCGACAAACGATTGATTTTTGTTACCGGTCATGCAGAGTACGATCCTTTTACATTGCGTGAGGAATATTTTAGAGACCTGGAAAAGGGAGATAATATTTCTATCCCGAAAAACTATTTTCCCAATGATGATACAGCCAACGATCCTATTGTTCGTTGGAGGAGCCATGCCAGCTTGATGTTTACAAACTGGTTGAACTATTACGTTTATCAGGAAACCCCTTATAAACTGGACGAAATAAATTAG
- the gcvH gene encoding glycine cleavage system protein GcvH → MNVPENLKYTKDHEWVLIEGDKATVGITDFAQGELGDIVFIEIETEGEDLDKEEVFGTIEAVKTVSDLYMPVKGKVLEVNPALEDQPELVNKAPYEGGWMVKIQAEDAADFDQLLSAEQYKELIG, encoded by the coding sequence ATGAATGTTCCCGAGAATTTAAAGTATACAAAAGATCATGAATGGGTTTTAATTGAAGGCGATAAAGCAACTGTTGGTATCACAGATTTTGCACAAGGTGAACTGGGTGACATTGTTTTTATCGAAATAGAAACCGAAGGTGAAGACTTGGATAAAGAAGAGGTTTTTGGTACCATTGAGGCAGTAAAAACCGTTTCTGATCTTTACATGCCTGTTAAGGGTAAGGTGCTTGAAGTGAATCCTGCATTGGAGGATCAGCCTGAATTAGTAAATAAGGCACCTTATGAAGGTGGTTGGATGGTTAAAATTCAAGCTGAGGATGCAGCTGATTTTGATCAGCTATTATCAGCAGAGCAATACAAGGAATTGATTGGGTAG
- the infB gene encoding translation initiation factor IF-2 → MAVGKTNRLSKVAREFNVGIHTIVEFLHKKGFDVETNPNTKVSDEMYNHIQNEYNTDLNVRKRSEALSKQKPQKETISIEDVRKDLAPKQEPAKAKKEAVVEKTETPKTEEPKVLGKIDLNQFSKKKPAAEKKQEEPKKVEAPKETPKETHAAAAPNKIAEKPVQEKTAEPKKEEKKPVEAPHIPTAKQNIEEPKVVGKIDIDSLKKPKKTPASQPEKNKTAKTEPTKEVKAKNTVAEQKPKPETKVEAKTPTENKPTKEKVANTETKAEPGKKESTEDDSVFKPTQVKKLSGPTVVGKIVLPTTPTKSDHNADKKKKKRKRIRKDKERVNINEKSNQQGGQRSQGQRTQGQGGQSGQGGQSGNRPNRGPAGQRTQDNRSQNNKGPRRGKPAHRRPVKAEISEQDVQKQIKDTLARLTANKGKSKASRHRRDKRDAVSQKQMAEAELAHQEKNIIQVTEFVTVAELASMMDVQVNQIIASCMSLGLFVSINQRLDAETISLVAEEFDHTVEFISVEVAAAIEEEEEEDETMLEERSPIVTVMGHVDHGKTSLLDHIRKANVIQGEAGGITQHIGAYSVSLDSGRKITFLDTPGHEAFTAMRARGAQVTDIAIIIVAADDNVMPQTVEAINHASAAGVPIVFAINKIDKPGANPDRIKEELANMNYLVEDWGGKYQCQEISAKNGVNIEELLEKVLLEADLLELKAVKDKRAVGSVIESSLDKGRGYVTTVLVQSGTLHIGDIILAGSYMGHVKAMFNERNQRIKSAGPSEPVLMLGLNGAAQAGEKFNVMESEREAKEITNKRTQLQREQGMRTKKHITLDEIGRRIAIGNFQELNVIVKGDVDGSIEALSDSLIKLSTDEIQVNVIHKAVGQISESDIMLATASNALVIGFQVRPSMAARKIAEKEEIDIRLYSIIYDAIEELKGAMEGMLSPEIKEQVTSTLEVRETFKITKVGTIAGCMVKEGKIKRNSKVRLIRDGIVIYTGDLAALKRFKDDVKEVASGYECGVSITNYNDIKEGDLIEAFEEVEVSRKL, encoded by the coding sequence ATGGCAGTTGGTAAAACAAATAGACTAAGTAAAGTAGCTCGAGAATTTAATGTAGGAATTCACACGATAGTGGAATTTCTACATAAAAAAGGTTTCGATGTTGAAACGAACCCTAACACTAAGGTGTCGGATGAAATGTACAACCATATTCAAAACGAATATAACACCGACCTTAATGTGCGTAAGAGATCAGAGGCTCTTAGCAAGCAAAAACCTCAAAAGGAGACCATCTCCATTGAAGATGTGAGAAAAGACCTGGCTCCCAAACAAGAACCTGCTAAGGCTAAGAAAGAGGCTGTTGTAGAAAAAACAGAGACTCCCAAGACGGAGGAACCTAAGGTATTAGGCAAAATTGACTTAAATCAATTTAGCAAGAAAAAGCCTGCCGCCGAGAAAAAACAAGAGGAACCTAAAAAAGTGGAAGCTCCCAAAGAGACTCCCAAGGAAACTCATGCTGCTGCAGCACCAAATAAAATAGCAGAAAAGCCTGTTCAGGAAAAAACTGCTGAACCCAAAAAGGAAGAGAAGAAACCGGTAGAAGCTCCTCATATACCAACTGCCAAACAAAATATTGAGGAACCTAAGGTGGTAGGAAAAATCGATATCGATTCTCTCAAAAAGCCTAAAAAAACGCCGGCATCTCAACCAGAAAAAAACAAAACCGCTAAAACTGAACCCACTAAAGAAGTGAAAGCGAAAAACACTGTTGCTGAACAAAAGCCAAAACCTGAAACAAAGGTGGAAGCGAAAACACCAACAGAAAATAAACCAACAAAAGAAAAGGTGGCTAATACTGAAACAAAGGCTGAACCTGGCAAAAAAGAATCTACTGAAGATGATTCAGTATTTAAACCTACTCAGGTAAAAAAACTTTCGGGTCCAACAGTGGTTGGAAAGATTGTACTGCCAACAACGCCCACAAAATCGGATCATAACGCCGACAAGAAAAAGAAAAAACGCAAAAGAATCCGCAAGGATAAAGAACGCGTTAATATCAATGAAAAGTCGAACCAGCAGGGAGGACAAAGATCGCAAGGTCAACGTACACAAGGACAAGGTGGCCAGAGTGGTCAAGGTGGACAAAGTGGAAACAGACCTAACCGTGGTCCTGCCGGCCAGCGTACACAAGATAATCGCAGTCAGAATAACAAAGGACCTCGCAGAGGCAAACCAGCCCACCGCCGTCCGGTTAAAGCTGAGATTAGCGAACAAGACGTACAAAAGCAAATCAAAGACACATTGGCTAGGTTAACGGCCAATAAAGGTAAGTCAAAAGCTTCTCGACACAGAAGAGATAAGCGTGATGCTGTAAGCCAAAAACAAATGGCCGAAGCAGAATTGGCACACCAAGAAAAGAATATTATACAGGTTACTGAGTTTGTTACGGTTGCCGAATTGGCTTCCATGATGGATGTACAGGTAAATCAAATTATTGCCTCCTGTATGAGTCTTGGTTTGTTTGTATCAATCAACCAGCGTTTGGACGCTGAAACCATCTCCTTGGTAGCGGAGGAATTTGACCATACGGTAGAATTCATCAGTGTTGAGGTGGCAGCAGCCATTGAAGAGGAAGAGGAAGAAGATGAAACAATGTTGGAAGAGCGTTCTCCTATCGTAACAGTAATGGGACACGTTGACCACGGTAAGACTTCTTTGCTTGACCATATTCGTAAAGCCAACGTTATTCAAGGTGAAGCTGGGGGGATTACCCAGCATATTGGTGCATACTCTGTGTCATTGGATTCAGGTAGAAAAATAACCTTCTTGGATACTCCGGGTCACGAAGCCTTTACCGCCATGCGTGCTCGTGGTGCACAGGTTACTGATATCGCTATTATTATAGTCGCAGCAGACGATAATGTGATGCCCCAAACCGTTGAGGCCATTAACCACGCTTCAGCAGCTGGTGTACCCATCGTGTTTGCCATCAACAAAATTGATAAACCGGGCGCCAATCCGGATAGGATCAAAGAAGAACTTGCCAATATGAACTACCTGGTGGAAGACTGGGGTGGTAAGTACCAGTGTCAGGAGATCTCAGCCAAAAATGGTGTTAACATCGAAGAGCTGTTGGAAAAGGTATTGCTAGAAGCTGATCTACTGGAGCTGAAAGCTGTCAAAGACAAAAGAGCTGTTGGTTCAGTTATTGAATCATCATTAGATAAAGGTCGTGGTTATGTGACCACAGTGCTGGTACAATCAGGTACCTTACATATTGGTGATATCATATTGGCTGGAAGCTATATGGGACACGTGAAGGCTATGTTCAACGAACGTAACCAAAGGATTAAATCTGCCGGGCCTTCGGAACCTGTTTTAATGCTGGGTCTGAATGGAGCTGCACAAGCAGGTGAGAAGTTTAATGTGATGGAAAGTGAACGTGAAGCCAAAGAAATCACTAACAAACGTACTCAGTTGCAACGCGAACAGGGCATGAGAACCAAAAAGCATATTACACTAGACGAAATAGGTCGTCGTATTGCCATTGGTAACTTCCAAGAACTGAACGTGATTGTGAAAGGTGATGTGGATGGATCCATTGAGGCTCTTTCTGATTCCCTGATCAAGCTATCCACCGACGAAATACAAGTAAATGTAATTCACAAAGCCGTGGGGCAAATCTCAGAATCGGACATCATGCTTGCCACAGCTTCCAACGCCTTGGTCATTGGTTTCCAAGTGCGCCCATCTATGGCAGCTCGTAAGATAGCCGAGAAAGAAGAAATCGACATACGACTGTACTCAATCATCTACGATGCCATTGAGGAGCTTAAAGGGGCAATGGAAGGAATGCTTTCTCCGGAAATTAAGGAGCAAGTTACTTCTACACTTGAAGTACGTGAAACATTTAAAATCACCAAAGTGGGTACCATTGCCGGATGTATGGTGAAAGAGGGTAAAATCAAGCGCAATTCAAAAGTCCGCTTGATCAGAGATGGTATCGTTATCTATACCGGTGATTTGGCTGCCTTGAAACGCTTTAAAGACGACGTGAAAGAAGTAGCTTCTGGTTATGAGTGTGGTGTAAGTATCACCAACTACAATGACATTAAAGAAGGCGACCTTATTGAAGCATTTGAAGAAGTTGAGGTTTCAAGAAAACTATAA
- the nusA gene encoding transcription termination factor NusA produces the protein MENINLIDTFSEFKELKSIDRATMIRVLEDSFRSVLIKRFGTDENFDVIINTDKGDFEIWRNREIVGDDELEDDNLQISLTDAKKIDEDYEIGEEVTDEVRFLDFGRRAILSLRQNLSARILELEKDNIYHKYKDRIGDIITGEVYQIWKREILIQDDEGNELILPKAEQIPSDFFRKGDNLRAVVVKVEIRNNNPLIIVSRTSPVFLERLFELEVPEIFDGLITIKKIVRIPGERAKVAVESYDERIDPVGACVGMKGSRIHGIVRELRNENIDVINYTTNVQLFIQRSLNPAKINSIKLFEDDKRAQVYLRPDEVSLAIGKGGLNIKLASQLTGYEIDVYREMEVDDEDVSLDEFTDEIEGWILDEIKAIGCDTAKSVLDLSISDLVKRTDLEEETIRDVIKILSAEFE, from the coding sequence ATGGAAAACATTAATTTAATTGATACTTTTTCGGAGTTTAAAGAACTGAAGAGCATTGACAGAGCAACTATGATTAGAGTGCTCGAAGACTCTTTTAGAAGCGTTTTGATTAAACGTTTTGGAACTGACGAGAATTTCGATGTTATAATAAACACGGACAAGGGAGACTTTGAGATTTGGCGTAACCGCGAAATTGTTGGAGACGATGAATTAGAAGACGACAATCTTCAAATTTCGTTGACAGACGCTAAAAAAATTGATGAAGATTACGAAATAGGTGAAGAAGTTACCGACGAAGTTCGTTTCCTGGATTTTGGACGAAGGGCCATATTGAGTCTACGCCAAAATTTATCGGCACGTATTTTAGAGCTTGAAAAAGATAACATCTACCATAAATATAAAGACAGGATTGGTGACATCATCACAGGGGAGGTATATCAAATATGGAAGAGAGAGATTCTTATTCAGGATGACGAAGGCAATGAATTAATTCTACCCAAGGCAGAACAGATTCCTTCCGATTTTTTCCGCAAAGGAGATAATCTAAGAGCTGTAGTGGTAAAGGTAGAAATAAGAAATAACAATCCATTAATTATAGTATCACGTACTTCTCCGGTATTTCTTGAGAGATTATTTGAATTGGAAGTACCTGAAATTTTTGACGGATTGATTACGATTAAAAAGATTGTACGTATACCGGGCGAGAGAGCCAAGGTAGCAGTAGAATCATATGACGAACGAATTGACCCAGTAGGTGCTTGCGTGGGTATGAAGGGATCAAGAATTCATGGCATTGTCCGTGAACTACGCAATGAGAATATTGATGTTATTAACTACACAACCAATGTTCAACTATTTATACAACGATCGTTGAACCCGGCAAAAATTAACAGCATCAAGCTTTTTGAAGATGACAAAAGAGCACAGGTATATTTACGTCCCGATGAAGTAAGCCTTGCCATTGGTAAGGGAGGTTTAAACATTAAGCTAGCCAGCCAACTAACAGGTTACGAGATAGATGTTTACCGCGAAATGGAAGTGGACGATGAGGATGTAAGCTTAGACGAGTTTACAGATGAAATTGAAGGGTGGATTCTTGACGAGATAAAAGCTATTGGTTGTGACACCGCTAAATCGGTACTCGATCTTAGTATATCAGATTTGGTAAAAAGAACGGATCTCGAGGAAGAAACCATCAGAGATGTAATAAAAATATTGAGCGCAGAATTTGAATAA
- the rimP gene encoding ribosome assembly cofactor RimP, whose translation MITKEQILEIITQKIEADGCFIVEVKVSTANKITVLIDSMDGISIDYCIQISRLIESSFDREEEDFELEVSTPGLGQPLKVLDQYKKNIGREVEVTPFENAPFKGTLMEVNDADFLVKEEKKVKIEGKKKKELKVFNRNYKFDEVKSVKIIVSF comes from the coding sequence ATGATTACAAAAGAACAAATACTCGAAATAATAACTCAGAAGATTGAGGCTGACGGTTGTTTTATTGTTGAAGTAAAAGTTTCTACCGCTAATAAAATAACGGTTCTAATAGACAGCATGGACGGCATCAGCATTGACTACTGTATACAGATAAGCCGTTTAATAGAATCATCGTTCGATCGCGAAGAAGAAGATTTTGAACTTGAAGTTTCCACACCCGGATTAGGACAACCATTAAAAGTACTAGATCAGTATAAAAAGAATATTGGACGAGAAGTGGAAGTAACACCGTTTGAGAATGCACCCTTCAAAGGCACACTTATGGAAGTAAATGATGCCGATTTTTTGGTAAAAGAAGAGAAAAAGGTTAAAATTGAAGGAAAGAAGAAAAAAGAATTGAAAGTATTTAATCGCAACTATAAGTTCGACGAGGTTAAATCGGTAAAAATAATTGTTTCGTTTTAA
- a CDS encoding HD domain-containing protein — protein MKRIVASNKLKIINDPVYGFVKIPFDLIFDLLQHRYFQRLRGIKQLGLTSMVYPGAMHNRFQHAVGAMHLMGQAVSVLRSKGVDITEEESKAVHMAILLHDIGHGPFSHVLEHSVVGGVSHEEISVMFMERLNVAFDRQLDLAIQIFKNSYSKKFLHQLVSSQLDMDRLDYLRRDSFFTGVTEGTIGSDRIIKMLHVFNDQLVVESKGIYSIEKFLIARRLMYWQVYLHKTAVVAETILVSVLKRAKYLSHRGERLFATPHLSFFLENDICGEDFKRDVGVLDKFSLLDDGDIMSAIKIWTQHDDFVLSTLSKAIMNRDLFHIELQKEPFDKRRTKRIEKKVSEELGLHNEEVAYFVNTKSIQNHAYSLTDEKINILFSGGVLKDISKASDILNVSVLSKNVRKNVLIYPKSIRNWAQEV, from the coding sequence GTGAAAAGAATAGTCGCATCTAATAAATTGAAAATTATTAATGATCCTGTTTATGGATTCGTGAAAATACCGTTTGATTTAATCTTCGACCTATTACAACATAGATATTTTCAGCGTTTAAGAGGTATTAAACAATTGGGCTTAACCTCAATGGTGTATCCTGGTGCTATGCACAACCGGTTTCAACATGCGGTGGGGGCCATGCATCTGATGGGGCAGGCGGTGAGTGTGCTTCGTTCTAAAGGGGTGGATATTACCGAAGAGGAATCAAAGGCTGTTCATATGGCTATCTTGTTGCATGACATTGGACATGGGCCTTTTTCACATGTGCTGGAACATTCAGTGGTGGGGGGTGTTAGTCATGAGGAGATATCTGTTATGTTTATGGAACGTTTAAATGTGGCATTTGATCGGCAGCTTGATTTGGCAATCCAAATATTTAAAAATTCTTATTCCAAAAAATTCCTTCACCAGCTGGTGAGTAGTCAGTTGGATATGGATAGACTGGATTATTTAAGGCGTGATAGTTTTTTTACCGGTGTTACGGAAGGAACCATCGGCTCGGATAGAATTATTAAGATGTTGCATGTTTTCAATGACCAGTTGGTGGTAGAATCAAAGGGTATTTATTCCATCGAAAAATTTTTAATTGCACGAAGGTTAATGTATTGGCAAGTGTATTTACACAAAACGGCGGTGGTGGCCGAAACTATATTGGTGAGTGTGTTAAAGAGGGCCAAGTATTTGAGTCATCGGGGTGAGCGATTGTTTGCCACGCCGCATCTAAGCTTTTTTTTAGAAAATGATATTTGTGGGGAAGACTTTAAAAGGGATGTAGGTGTGTTAGATAAGTTTTCCCTGTTGGATGATGGAGATATTATGTCGGCCATTAAAATCTGGACACAGCATGATGATTTTGTTTTGTCCACATTGTCTAAAGCCATTATGAACCGAGATTTGTTTCATATTGAATTGCAAAAAGAGCCCTTTGATAAGCGTAGAACCAAACGCATTGAAAAGAAAGTGAGTGAAGAGTTGGGCCTTCATAACGAAGAGGTGGCATATTTTGTAAATACCAAGAGTATTCAAAATCATGCCTATAGTTTAACCGACGAGAAGATAAATATTTTATTTTCGGGAGGTGTCTTAAAGGATATTTCAAAAGCATCGGATATTTTAAATGTATCTGTGTTAAGTAAAAATGTTAGAAAAAACGTGCTTATTTACCCTAAATCTATTCGTAACTGGGCACAAGAAGTATAA
- the lpxD gene encoding UDP-3-O-(3-hydroxymyristoyl)glucosamine N-acyltransferase has translation MEFSAKQIAELIDGEIVGNQDVTISDVSKIEDGKPGTISFLANPKYTKYIYDTRASVVIVNNTFEPEREVQATMIRVEDAYSSIAKLMQMYAEMKPRKTGIEQPSFISDTASLGDFPYVGAFAYIGDHVKIGNNVSIFPNVYIGDHVSIGDNCILYPGAKIYNSCVIGNNCILHAGSVVGSDGFGFAPGADGEFTKIPQLGNVVLEDNCEIGANTALDRATMGSTVLKRGVKLDNFVQIAHNVEVGENTVIAAMSGVAGSTVIGKNCMFGGHTGVVGHLKVADGVKMGAYTGIGNNVKKEGVLLRGTPAIEAKAFSRSWVGFKNLPDLMKDVRTLKQEVKKLKGEE, from the coding sequence ATGGAATTCTCAGCTAAGCAAATTGCAGAATTAATTGATGGAGAGATTGTTGGAAATCAGGACGTTACTATTAGTGATGTTTCAAAAATAGAGGACGGTAAACCTGGAACTATCTCTTTTTTAGCCAACCCTAAATATACTAAATACATATATGATACACGCGCCTCAGTGGTGATTGTGAATAATACTTTTGAACCGGAGAGGGAGGTTCAGGCCACCATGATTAGGGTGGAGGATGCCTATAGTTCGATTGCGAAACTGATGCAGATGTATGCAGAAATGAAGCCTCGTAAAACAGGTATTGAACAACCTTCGTTTATTTCGGATACTGCTTCTCTGGGCGATTTTCCTTATGTGGGTGCCTTTGCCTATATTGGTGATCATGTAAAAATTGGAAATAATGTAAGTATTTTTCCCAATGTGTACATTGGCGATCATGTAAGCATCGGTGATAATTGTATTTTGTATCCAGGAGCAAAGATTTATAATTCATGTGTTATTGGAAACAATTGCATTTTACATGCCGGGTCGGTTGTGGGATCTGATGGATTTGGATTTGCGCCCGGGGCCGACGGGGAATTTACCAAGATACCCCAATTGGGTAATGTGGTGTTGGAAGATAACTGTGAGATTGGTGCAAATACCGCTTTAGACAGAGCTACAATGGGCTCAACAGTTTTAAAAAGGGGTGTGAAACTGGATAACTTTGTCCAGATTGCCCATAATGTTGAAGTGGGCGAAAATACGGTGATCGCAGCCATGTCGGGAGTCGCTGGCTCTACGGTGATTGGAAAAAACTGTATGTTTGGTGGTCATACCGGTGTTGTAGGCCACTTGAAAGTGGCTGATGGCGTTAAGATGGGGGCTTATACGGGTATCGGAAATAACGTAAAAAAAGAAGGAGTGTTGCTTAGAGGTACTCCCGCCATTGAAGCAAAAGCTTTTTCCCGTTCGTGGGTAGGTTTTAAAAATCTGCCTGACTTGATGAAGGATGTGCGAACACTTAAGCAAGAGGTGAAAAAATTAAAAGGCGAAGAATAA